The following are encoded in a window of Mustela nigripes isolate SB6536 chromosome 1, MUSNIG.SB6536, whole genome shotgun sequence genomic DNA:
- the LOC132009628 gene encoding olfactory receptor 5B17-like — protein sequence MKNNTEVKEFILLGLTNAPELQGPLFLMFTLIYLVTLIGNLGMIMLILLDSRLHIPMYFFLSNLSLVDFCYSSTVTPKVMAGLPIGDKVISYNACAVQMFFFVFFATVENYLLAAMAFDRYAAVCKPLHYTTTMTTGVCTRLAIGSYVFAFLTAAIDIRDTFSLSFCMSNVVHHFFCDIPAVMTLTCSDKDINELILMLISSFNIFFALLIILISYMFIFITVLKIQSGEGYQKALSTCAFHLIAVSLFYGTVIVMYLQPSSHHSMDTDKIASVFYTMVIPMLNPIVYSLRNKEVKNAIKKSFEKTRYSSGLIF from the coding sequence ATGAAGAATAACACAGAGGTGAAAGAATTCATCCTGCTGGGACTAACCAATGCCCCAGAGTTGCAGGGTCCTCTCTTTCTAATGTTTACTCTCATCTACCTCGTCACTCTGATTGGGAACCTGGGGATGATCATGCTGATCCTGCTGGACTCTCGTCTGCACAttcccatgtacttcttcctcagtAACCTGTCTTTGGTGGACTTTTGTTACTCCTCAACAGTCACTCCCAAGGTCATGGCTGGATTGCCTATAGGAGATAAGGTCATCTCCTACAATGCATGTGCTGTGCAGATGttcttttttgtattctttgcaaCTGTGGAAAACTACCTCTTAGCTGCAATGGCTTTTGACCGCTATGCAGCAGTGTGTAAACCCCTCCATTACACCACCACCATGACGACAGGTGTATGCACTCGTCTGGCCATAGGCTCTTACGTCTTTGCTTTTCTAACTGCTGCTATTGATATTAGAGATACATtcagtctctctttctgtatGTCCAATGTGGTCCATCATTTTTTCTGTGATATTCCAGCAGTCATGACTCTGACTTGCTCAGACAAAGACATTAATGAGTTGATTCTCATGCTTATTTCAAGCTTTAATATCTTTTTTGCCCTTCTTATAATCTTGATTTCCTACATGTTCATATTTATTACTGTCTTGAAGATACAGTCAGGTGAGGGATACCAGAAGGCTTTGTCTACCTGTGCTTTTCACCTTATTGCAGTTTCCTTGTTTTATGGGACAGTCATTGTCATGTACTTACAACCAAGTTCCCATCATTCCATGGACACAGACAAAATTGCATCTGTGTTCTATACTATGGTCATCCCAATGCTGAACCCTATTGTGTATAGCTTGAGGAACAAAGAGGTCAAGAATGCTATAAAGAAGAGTTTTGAGAAGACAAGATATTCTTCAGGATTAATCTTCTAG
- the LOC132009638 gene encoding olfactory receptor 5B2-like: MKNITEVTDFILLGLTNAPELQGPLFIMFTLIYLITLAGNLGMTMLILLDSRLHTPVYFFLSNLSLVDFCYSSTVTPKVMVGLLTGDKIISYKACASQMFFFAVFATVENYLLASMAYDHYTAVCKPLHYTTTMTKGVCARLAIGSYACGVLNASINVGDNFSLSFCMFNVVHHFFCDIPAVMALSCSDKHIREPILVFISSFNVFFALFVIFISYLFIFITILKIQSGEGYQKALSNCASHLVTVSIFYGTVIIMYLQPSSHHSMDTDKIASVFYTMVIPMLNPVVYSLRNKEAKNAFRKVVEKAKYSLGVVYE, from the coding sequence ATGAAGAATATCACAGAGGTGACTGATTTCATCCTGCTGGGACTAACCAATGCCCCAGAGCTGCAGGGTCCTCTCTTTATAATGTTCACCCTCATTTACCTCATCACTCTGGCTGGGAACCTGGGGATGACCATGCTGATCTTGCTGGATTCTCGTCTCCACACTCCTGTGTACTTCTTCCTCAGTAATCTGTCTCTGGTAGACTTTTGTTACTCCTCAACAGTCACTCCCAAGGTCATGGTTGGGCTCCTTACAGGGGACAAGATCATCTCCTACAAAGCATGTGCTTCCCAGATGTTCTTTTTTGCAGTCTTTGCCACTGTGGAAAATTACCTCTTAGCCTCAATGGCCTATGACCACTACACAGCAGTGTGTAAACCCCTCCATTATACCACCACAATGACAAAAGGTGTATGTGCACGTCTTGCCATAGGTTCTTATGCCTGTGGTGTCTTAAATGCCTCTATAAATGTTGGAGATAACTTCAGCCTCTCCTTCTGTATGTTCAATGTGGTTCATCACTTTTTCTGCGATATTCCAGCAGTCATGGCTCTGTCTTGCTCTGATAAACACATCAGAGAACCCATTCTTGTTTTTATCTCAAGCTTTAATGTCTTTTTTGCACTTTTTGTTATCTTTATTTCCTATCTGTTCATATTTATAACCATTTTGAAGATACAGTCAGGTGAGGGATACCAGAAGGCTTTATCTAACTGTGCTTCTCACCTTGTTACAGTTTCCATATTTTATGGGACAGTCATCATCATGTACTTACAGCCAAGTTCCCATCATTCCATGGACACGGACAAAATTGCATCTGTGTTCTATACTATGGTCATCCCCATGCTAAACCCTGTGGTCTACAGCTTGAGGAACAAAGAGGCCAAGAATGCATTCAGGAAGGTTGTTGAAAAGGCAAAATATTCTCTAGGTGTAGTCTATGAGTGA